A genomic window from Nitrospirota bacterium includes:
- the treS gene encoding maltose alpha-D-glucosyltransferase: MTARSYPWYKKAVFYELHVKAYCDSNADGIGDFRGLLGKLDYLQDLGIDCIWLLPMYPSPFRDDGYDISDYYNVHSSYGTLDDFRAFLDAAHARGLRVITELVLNHTSDQHPWFQEARSSRDHPRRDWYVWSDSDDRYRNVRIIFVDTERSNWTWDPISKSYYWHRFFNHQPDLNFDNPAVREEIWNVMKFWLDMGVDGFRVDAVPYLIEREGTSCENLQETHEVIRFLRRRLDEQYKDKMLLAEANQWPSDVRAYFGEGDEFHMAFHFPLMPRVFMAVELEDRKPLVEIMEKTPAIPETCQWGTFLRNHDELTLEMVSEDERDYMYEVYANDPRTKINLGIRRRLGPLLQNDRRRIELLNSLLLSLPGCPIIYYGDEIGMGDNIFLGDRNGVRTPMQWTGGWNAGFSTADPEQLFLPVISNPVYGYQAVNVESQRRSDHSLLSWMKKLLRLWKSSAVFSCGTIRFVNPKNHRIIAYLRQMDGETVLVVNNLSRTAQAVELDLREFKGAIPIEMFGGNPFPRIGDLPYLLTLGPFHFFWFSLRRL; this comes from the coding sequence GTGACGGCTCGTTCGTATCCTTGGTACAAGAAGGCTGTGTTCTACGAGCTGCACGTCAAAGCCTACTGCGACAGCAACGCGGACGGCATCGGCGACTTTCGGGGGCTGCTCGGGAAATTGGACTACCTGCAGGACCTCGGGATCGACTGCATCTGGCTGCTCCCGATGTACCCCTCGCCGTTCCGGGACGACGGGTACGATATCTCCGATTACTACAACGTCCATTCCAGTTACGGCACGCTCGACGATTTCCGGGCCTTCCTCGACGCCGCCCACGCCCGCGGGCTTCGGGTCATCACCGAGCTGGTGCTGAACCACACGTCGGACCAGCACCCCTGGTTTCAAGAGGCCCGCAGCTCGCGGGACCACCCGCGACGCGACTGGTACGTGTGGAGCGATTCCGACGACCGCTATCGGAACGTGCGCATCATCTTTGTGGACACCGAGCGATCGAACTGGACCTGGGACCCGATCTCGAAGTCGTACTACTGGCATCGGTTCTTCAACCATCAACCGGATCTGAACTTCGACAACCCGGCGGTGCGCGAGGAGATCTGGAACGTCATGAAGTTCTGGCTCGACATGGGGGTCGACGGCTTCCGGGTCGACGCGGTGCCCTACCTGATCGAGCGGGAGGGCACGTCCTGCGAGAACCTCCAGGAGACCCACGAGGTGATCCGGTTCCTGCGACGCCGCCTCGACGAGCAGTACAAGGACAAAATGCTGCTCGCCGAGGCGAACCAGTGGCCGTCCGACGTCCGCGCGTATTTTGGAGAGGGGGACGAATTCCACATGGCCTTCCACTTCCCGCTCATGCCGCGCGTGTTCATGGCTGTCGAGCTCGAAGATCGCAAGCCGCTGGTTGAGATCATGGAGAAAACTCCCGCGATCCCGGAAACGTGCCAGTGGGGCACGTTCCTGCGCAATCACGATGAGCTGACGTTGGAGATGGTCTCGGAGGATGAACGGGACTACATGTACGAGGTCTACGCCAATGACCCCAGAACCAAAATCAACCTCGGGATCAGGCGAAGGCTGGGCCCGCTGTTGCAAAACGACCGGAGGCGAATCGAGCTCCTGAACAGTCTGCTCCTCTCGCTCCCAGGCTGCCCGATCATCTACTATGGAGACGAGATCGGGATGGGAGACAACATTTTCTTGGGAGACCGAAACGGAGTTCGCACCCCAATGCAATGGACCGGCGGATGGAACGCGGGGTTTTCCACTGCGGACCCTGAGCAGCTCTTTCTGCCGGTCATTTCGAATCCCGTGTACGGGTATCAGGCCGTGAACGTCGAATCCCAGCGGCGGTCCGATCATTCGTTACTCTCCTGGATGAAGAAACTGCTCCGCCTCTGGAAGTCCTCCGCGGTGTTCAGTTGCGGAACCATTCGGTTCGTCAACCCCAAAAACCACCGGATCATTGCCTACCTGCGCCAGATGGACGGCGAGACCGTGCTCGTGGTCAACAACTTGTCGCGGACGGCCCAGGCCGTTGAGCTCGATCTGCGCGAGTTCAAGGGTGCGATCCCGATCGAAATGTTCGGAGGCAATCCGTTTCCTCGCATCGGGGATCTCCCGTATCTTCTGACGCTGGGACCGTTTCACTTCTTCTGGTTCTCCTTGCGGCGGCTGTAA
- the glgX gene encoding glycogen debranching protein GlgX: protein MRMMPGSPYPLGTTWDGKGVNFALFSENATRVDLCLFDSADSEKEIHRIRITEQTNRIWHVYLPDARPGLLYGYRVHGPYDPAAGHRFNPAKVLVDPYAKAIARKARWDDSLFAYRVGNPDEDLVPDDRDSAAFAPLARVVDPAFTWGDDRHPKTPWHETVIYETHVKGMTARHPDIAEPFRGTYAGLASEPVIRYLKELGITAVELLPVHHHVDDRRLVERGLVNYWGYNTLSYFAPDLRYHSGMMAPVSEFKTMVRTLHQAGIEVILDVVYNHTAEGNHLGPTLSLRGIDNAAYYRLSPTDPRYYVDYTGCGNTLNMQHPQVLQLIMDSLRYWITDMHVDGFRFDLASTLARELRDVDRLGAFFDIIHQDPIISQVKLIAEPWDLGEGGYQVGNFPVLWTEWNGKYRDTVRRFWKGEGRQVAELASRLAGSSDLYEQTGRRPHASINFVTCHDGFTLQDLVSYNEKHNEANDEENRDGCNHNDSWNCGVEGPTDDPKVNRLRERQRKNFMATLMVSQGVPMICGGDEFGRTQRGNNNAYCQDNDLNWFDWEFTKDQRQFLEFTRRLIAFRRRHPVLRRRTFFQGRRIRGSEIKDIAWFSSSGREMTDEEWMADHVRSMGMRLSGDAIEETDESGRPIADDTLLILLNAHHEAVPFVLPAHRAGTRWIAVMDTARDRERPRNHLERGGRAYDLQARSLAVFRLAAQGERRDEPI, encoded by the coding sequence ATGCGGATGATGCCGGGCTCTCCCTATCCCCTCGGCACGACCTGGGACGGGAAGGGGGTGAACTTTGCGCTCTTCTCCGAGAACGCCACCAGGGTGGACCTGTGCCTGTTCGACTCGGCGGACTCGGAGAAAGAAATCCATCGCATCCGGATCACGGAGCAAACCAACCGCATCTGGCACGTCTACCTCCCGGACGCGCGTCCGGGATTGCTGTACGGGTATCGGGTTCACGGTCCGTACGATCCCGCCGCGGGCCATCGCTTTAACCCGGCCAAGGTGCTGGTCGACCCGTACGCGAAGGCCATCGCCCGGAAGGCCCGTTGGGACGACTCGCTCTTCGCATACCGGGTCGGCAATCCCGACGAAGATCTGGTTCCGGACGATCGCGACAGCGCGGCGTTCGCCCCCCTGGCTCGGGTCGTTGATCCCGCATTCACCTGGGGCGACGACCGGCACCCGAAGACCCCCTGGCACGAGACCGTCATTTACGAGACGCACGTCAAAGGAATGACCGCGCGGCATCCCGACATCGCCGAACCGTTTCGGGGCACCTACGCGGGACTCGCCTCCGAACCGGTGATCCGCTACCTCAAGGAACTGGGCATCACCGCCGTCGAGCTGCTGCCCGTGCACCACCACGTGGACGACCGCCGCCTGGTCGAACGTGGACTGGTCAACTACTGGGGCTACAACACCCTCTCGTATTTCGCGCCGGACCTCCGCTATCACTCGGGCATGATGGCTCCGGTGTCGGAATTCAAGACCATGGTCCGCACCCTCCACCAGGCCGGCATCGAGGTGATCCTCGATGTGGTCTATAACCACACCGCGGAGGGCAACCACCTGGGACCGACGCTGTCGCTTCGCGGCATCGACAACGCGGCCTACTACAGGCTGTCGCCTACCGACCCCCGTTACTACGTCGACTACACCGGATGCGGAAACACGCTCAACATGCAGCATCCCCAGGTCCTGCAACTGATCATGGACAGCCTCCGGTACTGGATCACCGACATGCACGTGGACGGCTTCCGGTTCGACTTGGCGAGCACGCTGGCTCGCGAGCTACGCGACGTGGACCGGCTCGGCGCGTTCTTCGACATCATCCACCAGGACCCCATCATCTCCCAGGTCAAGTTGATCGCCGAGCCCTGGGACCTTGGCGAGGGGGGCTATCAAGTCGGGAATTTCCCGGTGTTGTGGACCGAGTGGAACGGGAAATACCGCGACACGGTCCGGCGGTTTTGGAAGGGCGAGGGCAGGCAGGTCGCCGAACTCGCCAGCCGCCTGGCCGGCAGCAGCGATCTGTACGAGCAAACGGGCCGCAGACCGCACGCCAGCATCAACTTCGTCACGTGTCACGACGGCTTCACGTTGCAGGATCTCGTGAGCTACAACGAAAAGCACAACGAGGCGAACGACGAAGAGAACCGCGACGGGTGCAACCACAACGACAGTTGGAACTGCGGGGTCGAAGGACCGACCGACGACCCGAAGGTCAACCGGCTGAGAGAGCGCCAGCGCAAGAACTTCATGGCCACGCTGATGGTGTCTCAGGGCGTCCCGATGATCTGCGGGGGCGACGAGTTCGGGCGAACCCAACGAGGCAACAACAACGCCTACTGCCAAGACAACGACCTGAACTGGTTCGACTGGGAGTTCACCAAGGATCAGCGACAGTTCTTGGAGTTCACCCGCCGCCTCATTGCGTTTCGCAGGCGACATCCCGTGCTGCGGCGGCGCACGTTCTTTCAGGGCAGGCGGATTCGCGGCTCGGAGATCAAGGACATCGCGTGGTTCTCCTCGTCCGGCCGGGAAATGACCGATGAGGAGTGGATGGCGGATCACGTGCGCTCGATGGGCATGCGCCTCTCGGGTGACGCCATTGAAGAAACCGACGAAAGCGGCAGACCGATCGCGGACGATACGCTGTTGATCCTGCTGAACGCCCACCACGAGGCCGTGCCGTTTGTACTGCCCGCGCATCGGGCGGGAACTCGGTGGATCGCGGTCATGGATACGGCTCGCGACCGCGAACGGCCTCGTAACCATCTCGAACGCGGGGGACGCGCGTACGACCTGCAGGCGCGCTCCCTCGCCGTGTTCCGCCTTGCCGCCCAAGGAGAACGCAGGGACGAGCCCATATGA
- a CDS encoding glycosyl transferase family 2, with the protein MADETVLSDDLLSQLIAVGEVDILVGVPTFNNVKTAGQVVRAVQVGFLKYFPRARTVLINPDGGSTDGTLDVVRDATISDFRTLMTSQPLRTLHRITTPSSGGPGREHALRTIFAAADLLRAKACAVVSAELQSVTPEWIEGLIRPVYKEQFDFVAPIYHRHKFDGLLITNVMYPVVRAVYGARVKEPLGKEFGVSARLAKAFLGTSLQAGQPFRPGVDLRLTTSAIRDGYLLCQAFLGPKLHAPNYEEPDLTTVLQRVVGALFECMETDQSFWLSRSGSEPTPIFGFEYELSLEPVRINRERMLQVFRTGVREFASILGPILSPETLQAIQRLAEVGDAEMRYPDDLWVKTVYEFAASYHHAVIHRDHLLQALVPLYLGRTSCFVAEHLETDSLDFKQRVEALCLEYERFKPYLVERWTPTK; encoded by the coding sequence TTGGCGGACGAAACCGTACTATCGGACGACTTGCTGAGCCAACTGATTGCGGTTGGCGAAGTCGACATCCTGGTCGGCGTGCCCACGTTCAACAACGTCAAGACCGCGGGGCAGGTGGTTCGCGCCGTGCAGGTCGGGTTCCTGAAGTACTTTCCGCGCGCGCGGACCGTGCTGATCAATCCGGACGGCGGCTCGACCGACGGGACGCTCGACGTGGTCCGCGACGCCACCATCAGCGATTTTCGGACGCTGATGACGTCCCAGCCGTTGCGAACGCTCCACCGGATCACCACGCCGTCCAGCGGCGGTCCGGGGCGTGAGCACGCGCTGCGCACCATTTTCGCGGCCGCGGATCTCCTCCGGGCCAAGGCGTGCGCGGTGGTGAGCGCGGAACTCCAGAGCGTGACGCCGGAGTGGATCGAGGGATTGATTCGTCCGGTCTACAAGGAGCAGTTCGATTTCGTCGCGCCGATTTACCATCGCCACAAGTTTGACGGGCTCTTGATCACCAACGTGATGTATCCCGTGGTTCGGGCGGTGTACGGAGCTCGGGTCAAAGAACCGTTGGGAAAAGAGTTCGGCGTGTCCGCGCGCCTCGCCAAGGCCTTTCTCGGAACGAGTCTCCAGGCCGGGCAGCCGTTTCGCCCCGGCGTCGATCTCCGACTGACCACGTCGGCGATCAGAGATGGCTACCTCCTCTGCCAGGCGTTCCTTGGGCCCAAGCTTCACGCGCCTAACTACGAGGAACCGGACCTGACGACCGTGTTGCAACGGGTGGTCGGCGCTCTGTTCGAGTGTATGGAGACCGATCAGTCCTTCTGGCTTTCCCGAAGCGGATCTGAACCCACACCGATCTTCGGATTCGAATACGAATTGAGCCTGGAACCTGTCCGGATCAATCGCGAGCGCATGCTGCAGGTCTTTCGAACCGGGGTCCGCGAGTTCGCATCGATCCTCGGTCCGATTCTTTCCCCCGAAACTCTTCAGGCGATCCAACGTCTCGCCGAGGTCGGTGATGCGGAGATGAGATATCCCGATGATCTCTGGGTCAAGACGGTCTACGAGTTCGCCGCGTCCTACCATCACGCGGTGATCCATCGCGATCACCTGCTGCAGGCCCTCGTTCCGCTGTACTTGGGGCGAACGAGTTGCTTTGTGGCGGAGCATCTCGAAACCGACTCGCTCGACTTCAAACAGCGGGTCGAGGCGCTCTGCCTGGAATACGAACGGTTCAAGCCGTATCTCGTCGAGCGCTGGACTCCAACCAAGTGA
- a CDS encoding alpha-1,4-glucan--maltose-1-phosphate maltosyltransferase: protein MRRAPSVPAPRFAPHATQRVVIEDVTPEINGGRYPIKRTVGESVAVSARIFADGHDVLAARLRYRKKGARQWTDVPMSPQGNDWWQASFVVTANARFEYTVEGWIDRFASWQADLAKRVQVGQEVSSELLEGAALVTAASRTAGPDRRWLSERASLLASNRPVSQRTEAALDPALQAAMSRCADREPVTVYDRVLEVTVDRERARFGAWYEMFPRSAGTDPTRSATFREAAARLDDIAAMGFDVVYLPPIHPIGQSYRKGPNNSLTAGPRDPGSPWAIGNELGGHDAVEPSLGTLADFRGFLEAAKTRGLEVALDIAFQCSPDHPYVKEHPEWFRHRPDGSIKYAENPPKKYQDIYPLNFDTPDWKNLWQELRRVILFWTEQGVRMFRVDNPHTKPIHFWEWLIDSVQSKYPDVVFLSEAFTRPAVMYALAKVGFTQSYSYFTWRNTKSELTQYFTELTQTEVREYYRPNLFANTPDILHEYLQTGGRAAFQVRLVLAATLGASYGIYSGFELCDGNAVPGTEEYHDSEKYQIRVRDWNQPGNIKDLVATINAIRRQNPALHSDRSLRFFACTNDRIISYAKSTDDLSNVIVVVVNLDAHHAQEGHVHVPIETLSIAPSDPYEVHDLLSNTGYLWQGESNYVRLDPAVCPAHVFRLRRRLRTERDVDAFA from the coding sequence ATGAGGCGTGCCCCTTCGGTCCCTGCTCCCCGGTTCGCGCCGCACGCCACCCAACGGGTGGTCATCGAGGATGTCACGCCGGAGATCAACGGCGGGCGCTATCCCATCAAACGGACGGTCGGCGAATCCGTGGCGGTGTCCGCTCGGATTTTTGCCGACGGCCACGACGTCCTCGCAGCCAGGCTCCGTTACCGGAAGAAGGGGGCACGCCAGTGGACCGATGTGCCGATGTCGCCCCAAGGCAATGACTGGTGGCAGGCCTCGTTCGTGGTCACGGCCAATGCCCGGTTCGAGTACACGGTCGAGGGGTGGATCGATCGCTTTGCCTCGTGGCAAGCCGACCTGGCCAAGCGGGTTCAGGTCGGACAAGAGGTGTCGAGCGAACTCTTGGAGGGTGCCGCGCTGGTGACGGCCGCATCGCGCACGGCCGGACCCGACCGGCGCTGGCTGTCCGAGCGCGCATCACTGCTGGCGAGCAACCGGCCGGTCTCGCAACGCACGGAGGCCGCGCTGGATCCCGCCCTGCAGGCGGCGATGTCCCGCTGTGCCGACCGCGAGCCGGTGACGGTGTACGATCGCGTGCTGGAGGTGACGGTCGACCGCGAGCGGGCGCGTTTCGGCGCGTGGTACGAAATGTTCCCCCGCTCCGCGGGAACCGATCCGACCCGTAGCGCCACCTTCCGGGAGGCGGCCGCGAGGCTCGACGACATCGCGGCGATGGGTTTCGATGTGGTGTACCTGCCGCCCATTCATCCGATCGGGCAAAGTTATCGCAAGGGTCCGAACAATTCGCTCACGGCAGGACCCCGTGATCCCGGCTCTCCTTGGGCGATCGGAAACGAACTCGGCGGCCACGACGCCGTCGAACCGAGTCTCGGGACGCTCGCCGACTTTCGGGGATTTCTTGAGGCGGCCAAGACCCGCGGACTGGAGGTGGCGCTGGACATCGCGTTTCAGTGCTCGCCGGACCACCCCTATGTGAAGGAGCATCCCGAGTGGTTCCGGCATCGTCCTGACGGGTCGATCAAATACGCGGAAAACCCGCCCAAGAAATACCAGGATATCTATCCGCTGAATTTCGATACTCCGGATTGGAAAAACCTGTGGCAAGAGCTCCGTCGCGTGATTTTGTTCTGGACCGAGCAGGGCGTCCGCATGTTCCGCGTCGACAACCCGCACACCAAACCGATCCACTTCTGGGAGTGGTTGATCGACTCCGTCCAATCGAAGTATCCTGACGTGGTGTTTCTCTCGGAGGCATTCACGCGTCCGGCGGTGATGTACGCGCTGGCCAAGGTCGGCTTCACACAATCCTATTCATACTTTACCTGGCGAAACACCAAGTCCGAACTGACCCAGTATTTCACGGAACTCACGCAGACCGAGGTTCGCGAGTACTATCGCCCGAACTTGTTCGCCAACACGCCCGACATTCTCCACGAGTACCTCCAAACCGGCGGTCGTGCCGCGTTCCAGGTCCGTCTCGTCCTGGCCGCCACTCTGGGCGCGAGCTACGGGATCTACAGCGGGTTCGAGCTCTGCGACGGCAACGCCGTTCCCGGGACCGAAGAGTACCACGACTCGGAGAAGTACCAGATCCGCGTGCGCGACTGGAATCAACCCGGCAACATCAAGGACCTGGTCGCGACGATCAACGCGATCCGCCGCCAAAACCCCGCGCTGCACAGCGACCGTTCGCTGCGTTTTTTCGCGTGCACGAACGACCGGATCATCTCCTACGCCAAGTCCACCGACGACCTGTCGAACGTCATCGTGGTGGTCGTAAATCTCGACGCCCACCACGCGCAGGAAGGGCACGTTCATGTGCCGATCGAGACCTTGAGCATTGCGCCATCGGATCCGTACGAGGTCCATGACCTCCTGAGCAACACCGGGTACCTGTGGCAGGGAGAGTCCAACTACGTGCGACTGGACCCTGCGGTGTGTCCCGCGCATGTCTTCCGCCTCCGCCGACGATTGCGCACCGAGCGCGACGTCGACGCGTTTGCCTAG
- a CDS encoding putative maltokinase yields the protein MPSVHRAPGLPSGLHADLIRELPGFLARQRWFGGKARSIHRVSVLDTVQLTTAPRSHLIVLKVRYTSGPPERYLLALSCRNVPMDDGNASGRPPLVKSRTRGNRVIVCHDGLYDHEVHRRLLALITRRQRIRGGHGSVIGERGPALPRVLAQHEERDLPSACRVLGSEQSNTALLYGDALFLKVFRKLDEGIHPDVEFSRFLSETAAFTNVPPFAGTIEYQRRGHLPVALGVLQGFVPNVGDGWRYALELLTPYFERAGSASLQRRAPGAPASPFTVARTGWSSVEQRLIGAEATEMAVLLGRRTGELHRALAADRRDPAFAPARCTLAYQRALARDGIARAKETYRLLSRSLAGLPVALKHEVRATLRLRNESLAKIRRLGAVRLSAPRIRCHGDYHLGQVLYTGNDFVIIDFEGEPTKPLAARRGKHPPLRDVAGMMRSFHYVAYAALFQRGETGRHLADLWPWAHVWYATMAGVFLRAYFDTLARSSLLPEDPAETVFWLETFLLDKALYEAAYELNHRPDWLRIPLAGIREVITRSGRGSLRT from the coding sequence ATGCCGTCCGTCCATCGCGCACCAGGCTTACCGAGCGGTCTTCACGCGGACCTGATCCGGGAACTCCCCGGTTTCCTGGCCCGTCAACGTTGGTTCGGCGGAAAAGCCAGATCGATCCACCGGGTCAGCGTGCTGGACACGGTTCAGCTCACGACAGCGCCCCGCAGCCACCTGATCGTCCTGAAGGTCCGGTACACCAGCGGTCCTCCGGAGCGCTACCTGCTTGCCCTCTCGTGCCGCAACGTCCCGATGGACGATGGCAACGCCAGCGGACGCCCCCCGCTGGTAAAATCCCGCACGCGTGGAAACCGGGTGATCGTCTGTCACGACGGCCTCTACGACCACGAAGTCCACCGGCGACTGCTCGCGCTGATCACGCGCCGGCAACGGATCCGCGGGGGGCATGGATCGGTTATCGGCGAACGCGGTCCCGCATTGCCGCGCGTCCTTGCGCAGCATGAGGAGCGTGACCTCCCGAGCGCCTGCCGGGTTCTGGGGTCCGAGCAGAGCAACACCGCGTTGCTGTACGGCGACGCGCTGTTTCTCAAAGTCTTCCGAAAACTCGACGAGGGGATCCACCCCGACGTGGAGTTCAGCCGCTTTCTGTCCGAGACCGCGGCGTTCACCAATGTTCCCCCGTTCGCCGGAACGATCGAGTATCAACGCCGCGGGCACCTCCCCGTGGCGCTGGGGGTGCTTCAGGGATTCGTCCCCAACGTCGGCGATGGCTGGCGCTACGCCCTGGAACTCCTCACTCCCTATTTTGAACGGGCGGGCTCCGCGTCACTCCAGCGACGCGCTCCAGGGGCGCCCGCCTCTCCGTTCACTGTCGCGCGAACCGGATGGTCGTCGGTCGAGCAGCGCCTCATCGGAGCTGAGGCCACGGAGATGGCCGTGCTCCTGGGGAGGCGAACCGGCGAGCTGCATCGCGCACTGGCGGCCGACCGCCGTGACCCCGCGTTCGCTCCGGCGCGCTGCACCCTGGCCTATCAGCGGGCGTTGGCACGGGACGGGATCGCCCGGGCCAAGGAGACGTACCGGTTGCTCAGCCGTTCACTGGCCGGGCTGCCCGTTGCGTTGAAGCACGAGGTGAGGGCCACGCTGCGTCTCCGAAACGAGTCGCTCGCAAAAATCCGCAGACTGGGCGCCGTCCGACTCAGCGCGCCAAGAATTCGATGCCACGGCGATTATCACTTGGGGCAGGTGCTGTATACGGGGAACGATTTCGTCATCATCGATTTCGAGGGAGAACCCACCAAGCCGCTGGCGGCTCGCCGCGGCAAACACCCTCCCTTGCGGGATGTGGCGGGCATGATGCGGTCGTTTCATTACGTGGCCTACGCGGCCCTGTTTCAGCGAGGGGAAACGGGACGGCACCTGGCGGACCTGTGGCCGTGGGCCCACGTCTGGTACGCCACGATGGCGGGCGTCTTCTTGCGCGCGTATTTCGACACACTCGCCCGCTCGTCGCTCCTTCCCGAGGACCCGGCGGAGACCGTGTTCTGGTTGGAGACGTTTCTGCTCGACAAGGCATTGTACGAGGCCGCGTACGAGCTGAACCATCGTCCCGACTGGCTCCGCATCCCCTTGGCGGGGATCCGTGAGGTCATCACTCGATCCGGCCGCGGTTCGTTGCGAACATGA